The Echinicola rosea genome has a segment encoding these proteins:
- a CDS encoding glycosyltransferase, with protein sequence MSSSQIRILHLIKSLGRGGAEKLIPETAALHNQEEYAFYCLYFHQRPNSLIDELEEVGVDVSYFPSSNLALPLQVGKVVEFVEKNHIDIIHCHLPWAGVLGRWVGKKTGAKVVYTEHNTWERYHPLSRRLNKLTFGWQQGVIAVSGEVRKSILRYYKPTVKSPQINTITNAVNTDKFKKDTAGRGRIRDSFGIPHDALVLGQVAVFRKQKRLDRWIALAKEITKSHPNIHFLLVGDGPERELVESTIGTGGFASKIHLAGAQETVIPYLSAMDVYMMTSEFEGLPVAMLEAMSCGLPVLCTEVGGIGEVITDGIEGMLCPKDNTEKLLLGASVLLTDPQRCQEISKMARQRVVSQFSIQRMVGGLEELYQNVLKLS encoded by the coding sequence GTGAGTAGTTCCCAAATCCGTATTCTCCACCTGATAAAATCCCTAGGGAGGGGAGGTGCCGAGAAGCTGATTCCGGAAACTGCAGCATTGCATAATCAGGAGGAGTACGCTTTTTATTGTCTTTACTTCCACCAACGACCGAATAGCCTTATCGATGAATTGGAAGAGGTGGGAGTGGACGTAAGCTACTTTCCATCTTCCAATCTTGCGCTTCCGCTCCAAGTCGGTAAGGTGGTGGAGTTTGTTGAAAAAAACCATATTGACATCATCCATTGTCATCTGCCTTGGGCGGGAGTGCTGGGCAGATGGGTAGGCAAAAAAACCGGCGCCAAGGTCGTCTATACCGAGCACAATACGTGGGAAAGGTACCATCCGCTTTCCCGTAGGCTAAATAAGTTGACCTTTGGATGGCAGCAGGGAGTAATTGCGGTTTCAGGAGAAGTAAGGAAAAGTATTTTAAGATACTATAAACCGACCGTTAAAAGCCCTCAGATCAATACAATAACAAATGCGGTAAATACAGATAAATTCAAAAAAGATACGGCAGGAAGGGGGCGGATCCGTGATAGCTTTGGAATTCCCCATGATGCTCTCGTGCTTGGGCAAGTGGCCGTTTTCAGGAAGCAAAAAAGGCTTGATCGCTGGATAGCTTTAGCAAAGGAAATTACCAAATCCCATCCCAATATCCACTTTTTATTGGTCGGTGATGGACCGGAAAGGGAATTGGTAGAAAGCACTATTGGAACAGGTGGTTTTGCATCGAAAATACACTTAGCAGGAGCGCAAGAAACCGTTATTCCTTATCTTTCCGCCATGGATGTTTATATGATGACATCGGAGTTTGAGGGATTGCCAGTGGCAATGCTGGAGGCCATGTCCTGTGGGCTCCCTGTGCTGTGTACTGAGGTTGGGGGAATAGGGGAGGTGATAACCGACGGAATAGAGGGGATGCTGTGTCCAAAGGATAATACCGAAAAGCTGCTATTAGGCGCTTCCGTGCTGTTGACCGATCCACAACGATGCCAAGAAATAAGTAAAATGGCCCGTCAGCGTGTAGTGTCCCAATTTAGCATCCAGCGAATGGTTGGAGGCTTGGAGGAACTTTATCAAAATGTACTAAAACTGAGCTAG
- a CDS encoding glycosyltransferase family 4 protein — translation MKILILDTSPIRRGAQVFVADLGRRWKEMGHDVRKVYLYEGDKKGKRVSLDEGDMVMPFSAHSFFEKFPTVQPGLLKRLREVVEEFQPDVLLLNGSRTLKYGAFLKRSGKTDLVMVSRIIDNPEYWNPKRITKAYYKNWVIPALDGAVGVSRASLAAMKRHYGFTKPSRVIHRCFDERKFMDAPRKVKARSQLGLDIKDEVILFLGSFSAQKRPDRFLEVVQLLSKSRPRLKALMVGDGALYPRYQKQLEESPYILHFGYQSDVSPFLSAADILVLTSDTEGLPGVVLEAAYFGVPAVSTLVGGIEECLHDEVSGYLVDEDHINQFCDKINHLFDFPEKQKLMGIRAKNIVSETFDLQKAAGHFIDFFTEVINDSRQ, via the coding sequence ATGAAAATATTGATCCTAGATACGTCCCCGATCCGGCGAGGGGCACAGGTTTTTGTGGCTGACTTAGGGAGGCGTTGGAAGGAGATGGGGCATGATGTCCGAAAGGTCTATTTGTACGAAGGTGACAAGAAAGGTAAAAGAGTCTCTTTGGATGAAGGGGACATGGTCATGCCGTTTTCGGCCCACAGTTTTTTTGAGAAGTTCCCTACGGTACAGCCTGGACTTTTGAAGCGATTGAGAGAAGTGGTGGAGGAGTTTCAGCCAGATGTATTGCTGTTGAATGGCTCTAGGACGTTGAAATATGGGGCTTTTTTGAAGCGGAGTGGAAAGACTGATTTGGTGATGGTCAGCAGGATAATTGATAATCCTGAATATTGGAATCCTAAGCGCATAACCAAGGCTTATTACAAAAACTGGGTGATTCCTGCATTGGATGGGGCAGTGGGAGTGAGTAGGGCTAGTCTAGCAGCGATGAAAAGGCATTATGGATTCACCAAGCCAAGTAGGGTCATCCATCGCTGTTTTGATGAAAGAAAATTTATGGATGCTCCAAGGAAGGTGAAGGCAAGAAGTCAGTTGGGGCTGGACATAAAGGATGAAGTTATTTTATTTTTGGGAAGTTTTTCTGCCCAAAAGAGACCAGATCGGTTTTTGGAAGTTGTGCAACTGCTCAGCAAGTCTCGCCCAAGGTTAAAAGCGTTGATGGTGGGAGATGGAGCACTCTATCCAAGGTATCAAAAACAGCTGGAAGAGTCCCCTTATATTCTGCATTTTGGTTACCAAAGTGATGTGTCCCCTTTTTTGTCTGCTGCGGATATTTTGGTCCTGACCAGTGATACGGAGGGATTGCCGGGGGTCGTGCTGGAGGCTGCTTATTTTGGAGTACCCGCAGTCAGCACGTTGGTCGGGGGAATTGAGGAGTGCCTTCATGATGAAGTCTCAGGCTATCTGGTGGATGAAGATCATATCAATCAATTTTGTGATAAGATCAACCATCTTTTTGATTTTCCAGAAAAACAGAAATTGATGGGGATCCGGGCAAAAAATATTGTCAGTGAAACTTTCGATTTACAAAAAGCAGCTGGTCATTTTATAGATTTTTTTACTGAAGTGATTAATGATTCCCGACAGTGA
- a CDS encoding DUF6528 family protein, whose product MKRKTRMTLKLSPLSNSLIMVMLALVLSNCQTKDFAKMFLVCGDSKVLMVDYHKSVESSAPHVIWTWDAQQSEDLPEVYRTKRFNTMDDCKAIDGGKQWLVASSSGGVALLDGKDRKVQFYATVPNAHSVELLPGDRLVAAASTSSTGNKIMLFDIHQPEKLVFEDSLYSAHGVVWHKKKERLYALGFNVLRAYKMPSPNELVLEKEWKIPGEGGHDLQLAPDGKHFLMTEHNGAWSFDIEEEKFEKLHDFPQAENIKSIGKISSGQFIFTVPEKSWWTHHVSFHEPARQFAFPDMKVYKARWVKQ is encoded by the coding sequence ATGAAACGTAAAACAAGGATGACACTTAAGCTATCCCCCCTTTCAAACAGCTTGATAATGGTCATGTTGGCTTTGGTATTATCCAATTGCCAGACCAAGGATTTCGCAAAAATGTTTTTGGTATGCGGAGATAGTAAAGTCCTGATGGTGGACTATCATAAATCCGTAGAATCCTCTGCTCCCCATGTGATATGGACCTGGGATGCCCAGCAGTCGGAAGACCTTCCTGAAGTGTACCGCACCAAAAGGTTTAACACCATGGACGACTGCAAGGCTATTGATGGTGGCAAGCAGTGGCTGGTCGCTTCATCTTCTGGCGGGGTGGCCCTTTTGGACGGAAAAGATAGAAAAGTCCAGTTTTATGCCACTGTACCAAATGCCCACTCTGTGGAATTACTGCCGGGCGATCGTCTGGTAGCCGCTGCATCTACCAGTAGTACTGGAAATAAAATCATGCTATTTGACATCCATCAGCCCGAAAAGTTAGTGTTTGAAGACAGCCTCTATTCCGCTCATGGCGTCGTTTGGCACAAAAAAAAGGAACGGCTTTATGCTTTAGGTTTTAATGTGCTCAGGGCATACAAAATGCCTTCGCCAAATGAATTGGTATTGGAAAAAGAATGGAAAATTCCAGGTGAAGGCGGACATGATTTGCAGTTGGCTCCTGATGGCAAACACTTCCTTATGACCGAGCATAACGGTGCATGGAGCTTTGACATCGAGGAGGAAAAATTTGAAAAACTCCACGACTTTCCCCAAGCCGAAAATATCAAAAGTATTGGAAAAATCAGCTCAGGTCAATTCATCTTTACCGTTCCTGAAAAAAGCTGGTGGACCCACCATGTAAGTTTTCACGAACCAGCGCGGCAATTTGCCTTTCCGGATATGAAAGTTTACAAAGCCAGGTGGGTCAAGCAATGA
- a CDS encoding polysaccharide deacetylase family protein, translated as MSFLVISLDFELHWGIFDKVSLAEKKGDFIRTKAVIPKVLEAFERHGVAATWATVGMLLTESSEEWEHYSPEYLPAYQNPQLSPYRWIAQHAYDPAVHSGFSLVKQLLQTPNQELGSHTFSHYYTCEPGQELEQFRSDLKVARRIAQEKCGVNLKSLVFPRNQFGQNSLKVCKDEGFTVVRVNPSNWFWKDPQNAGMMDRIFRTGDTLFPLGKSTSFPTRVVLGSKDSPIQLPASRLLRPYSKTIRPLNKLRINRIISEMTYAAKHNLAYHLWWHPHNFGHAPEESMRELYQLLDTFTKLKDQYGMRSVNMGQLAAELKSKKSFGLI; from the coding sequence ATGTCTTTTTTGGTAATATCACTGGATTTTGAACTGCATTGGGGGATTTTTGATAAAGTTTCCTTGGCGGAGAAAAAGGGAGATTTCATTAGGACAAAAGCCGTCATTCCGAAGGTTTTGGAGGCGTTTGAACGTCATGGCGTGGCCGCGACTTGGGCTACGGTAGGTATGCTGCTGACTGAAAGTAGCGAGGAATGGGAGCATTATAGTCCCGAATATTTACCTGCCTACCAAAACCCGCAGCTATCCCCTTACCGGTGGATTGCACAACATGCCTACGATCCAGCAGTTCATAGTGGCTTTTCGTTGGTGAAACAACTATTACAAACCCCCAATCAGGAACTGGGAAGCCATACGTTTTCACATTATTATACTTGTGAGCCAGGGCAGGAGTTGGAGCAGTTCAGGTCTGACTTGAAGGTGGCCAGAAGAATTGCCCAGGAAAAATGTGGAGTGAACCTTAAGTCCTTGGTGTTTCCCCGAAACCAATTTGGCCAGAACAGCCTCAAGGTCTGCAAGGATGAAGGTTTTACCGTGGTCAGGGTAAATCCTTCCAATTGGTTTTGGAAGGATCCGCAGAATGCGGGGATGATGGATAGGATTTTCAGAACGGGTGATACACTCTTTCCATTGGGAAAATCGACTTCTTTTCCTACCAGGGTAGTGCTAGGTAGCAAAGATTCTCCAATCCAATTGCCTGCATCACGTCTTTTAAGACCTTATTCTAAGACCATCAGACCATTAAATAAATTACGAATAAACCGGATCATCAGTGAGATGACTTATGCCGCCAAGCACAATTTGGCATATCACTTATGGTGGCATCCGCATAATTTTGGCCATGCTCCAGAAGAAAGTATGCGGGAACTCTACCAGTTGCTGGACACTTTCACTAAACTAAAGGACCAATATGGAATGCGCTCTGTTAATATGGGGCAATTGGCAGCTGAGCTGAAGAGTAAAAAGAGCTTCGGGTTAATTTAA
- a CDS encoding alpha/beta hydrolase has protein sequence MKRFSLTILFITLSLSGFAQETSYTTEENIPYYDASVREADGYTQERCVLDLYFPTDQKDFPTVVWFHGGGLSAGQKEIPEALKEKGIAVVGVNYRLYPKVGAPAYIEDAAAAIAWTMKHIEEFGGDPSLVFLSGHSAGGYLAAMVGMDKRWLANHGLDANDLAGLIPFSGHMITHFTVRKERGIAGTQPIIDDLAPLYHVREDAPPLLLITGDREMEMLGRYEENAYMMRMMKVAGHQSTTLFEMDGYGHNMTHPAFPLLLNEVKRIVELED, from the coding sequence ATGAAGAGATTTTCCCTAACCATCCTTTTTATAACGCTAAGCCTTTCGGGATTTGCCCAAGAAACTTCCTATACCACCGAGGAAAATATCCCCTATTATGATGCTTCCGTTCGAGAGGCGGACGGATATACCCAAGAGCGTTGTGTGCTGGACCTTTATTTTCCTACTGACCAAAAAGATTTTCCCACTGTGGTGTGGTTTCATGGAGGTGGCTTAAGTGCAGGTCAAAAGGAAATTCCTGAGGCATTAAAGGAAAAGGGAATAGCTGTAGTAGGGGTAAATTACAGGTTGTATCCCAAGGTAGGTGCTCCAGCTTACATTGAGGATGCTGCTGCGGCGATTGCTTGGACGATGAAGCACATTGAGGAGTTTGGGGGAGATCCCTCACTGGTTTTTTTATCTGGTCATTCAGCGGGAGGATATTTGGCGGCGATGGTGGGCATGGATAAAAGGTGGCTGGCCAATCATGGGTTGGATGCCAACGACTTAGCGGGGCTGATCCCTTTTAGCGGGCACATGATCACCCACTTTACCGTGAGAAAGGAACGTGGAATTGCGGGTACCCAACCCATCATCGATGATCTGGCACCACTTTATCATGTACGGGAGGATGCTCCACCGCTATTGTTGATTACTGGTGACAGGGAAATGGAAATGCTAGGAAGGTATGAAGAAAATGCTTATATGATGCGCATGATGAAAGTGGCCGGCCATCAGTCAACTACCCTTTTTGAAATGGACGGCTATGGCCATAACATGACCCATCCTGCCTTTCCGTTGCTGCTGAATGAAGTGAAGCGGATTGTAGAATTAGAAGATTAG